GCTGGAGTCGCGTAGCTCGCCAGGCGACTGGCCCTCGACCTGGGAGCCGCCTCCGCGGGCGGCGCCTACGACATGCCGCCGGAGCCGCTGGCCGCGGCAATCCTTTTCCCGGTAGGCGACGCTTGGCGCGCCCGGGCAGCAGAGGGTGTGCGCTGCCAGTTGGGGCAGCGCCACGGGGAGGGGCGGGGGACTTTCACGGGCCGCTCCTCCCGACATTCCAAGTGGAGCTCGTAGGGCAGGGCCAGGGCGCGCGGGGTCAGCTGGACGAAGAGCGGGGCCAGCGGCCAGTACGGGTCCCTCGGATCCTCGCAACGGGGGCTGACTGCTCGTGGAATGCGACCAGGCCCAGCCGTGCGATGGCGAGGCGCACGGGCGCGGACCGGGGCATCGGTGCGAAGGTCCCGAGCGGGGGAGTTGGTGCCGGGTGGGCCGCGGTGCTCTGCGGAGCGGGAGTTGACGGCTTCGTGGGGGCGTACGGGCGGTCGGTGCCGCAGGCGCTCATGCCCAGGCTCAGCAAGGCGGCCGCGATCCAAGCTGCGGTGGTGGCCGCCGTGAGGTGGCCACCACCAAGGATGCACTTGTCAGACACCGATGTGCCGGGTGAGGTCGGCTACCGCGGCAGCCATGCCGCCACCGCCCGCATCCACGCCGTGGCTATGACACCACCGGTGGTCCCGATCCCGGTCACGGTCCCGATCCCGGTCACGGTCCCGATCCCGGTCACGGTCGCGGTCGCACCAGCCGTGGTGGCGGTGACCGTCGTCCGTGCGGACCACGGCAATGGTGCCCGGGGCGGCCGCCTGGGCGGTGGCCGGGGCGACGACGCCGGCCAGGGCCGTGGCGGCCAGAGCCGCAAGCAGAGCCTTGCGCATCAACTTCATGTTTCCTCCATCGTTTACGGGGCGGCGGAAGCACGGACCCCGGTGAGCTTCCGTCAGTTGTTCCCGCCCCGATACCGAGACGACGCGTGCCGGTCCCGGTTCACACCATCGGACGACCGTGCTGTGGGCCAGCTGCTGTCGCCGCCACAGACTGCGGGGGACCGACCTGTGGGGAGGCTCTGCGAACCTCCCCAGGGACGCACTTCCCCTCGGGCACTTGACTGTTGAACGGTGCGGCGAATCTCGGGGATCGACGAGCGTGCTCGCTTTGATCGCAGTCCCCACAGGCCATAGGTAGCGCTGGCTGATGATCAATTCCGTTCCTGTTGGGACCTCGGGCAGCTTGCTGCGGTCGCCAACATCACCGAAGCCAGCGGCGATGTCGTGCACCACCGCTGGTTCAACCCAGTCGGCCCGAGGGAGCGCGCTCCGAGTACCACCTTGGACTCGGCGATGGCGCCCCGGCCAAAACCGTTCCGCAGCTGGTGGCCACCGCCCGGTGCCAGGTGTTGGGCTGGGACATTAGTAAGCTCAAGGGCCCTCTACAGAAACCTCGATGGGGCTTCGTCAGTCCATGCTCTGACGAAGCCCCATCGACCGGTTGTCTCGCCGAACCGGCTGCGGTTGACTACCCCGACAGCCGGGACCCGGAGGTCAGCTAGGGCCGTGCTGCCCAGAGTCGGCGCTGCTGTGCAGCGCCGAGGCAGTCACACCCTCTCCGGGTCCAGATGACGGCGATCCCCGGACCACCAGCGTCCGCCCCTGTCCCCTTGGTGGACGTCACGGATCCGCGGTGGGGGGCATAGGGAAGGAGTGCGCGTGAGAGTGCCGATCTTGCCGAACGGAATCCGAAGGGGCCGGTCACTGCAGCCCGCGAGAAGTGTTCTCGTCTCCGGCCCTTGCCGCGGCCGGGAGTTGGCATGCATGCGTGGCGCTCGGATACTTGTCGGCTCAGGCAGCCTCCAGCACCTCACCCTGGTAGGTCTGACGCAGTACAGACGTGCGGCGATGCAGATGCAGAGGGTCTGCTGTGCCGTGCTCATCGCACGGGGGCCGCACTTCGCGTCGTTGGTGTAGAACCCCCGGAGTCGATCCGACCGACACGGCACCGGGGGTCCGAGAGAAACGAACTTGCCTCCCTGGAGGCCTAGTCGTCCTCCTCCTCGACGTGCAGCGTGGTGTTCTTCGCGAAGAACAGGACCTCGGACTGGTTGAAGTGGATGTTGAGCTCGTCCGGGAAGTGAACCTTCGCGCCGACGTGGGGGGTCACCATGTTCGCCTTGAGGGCCGTGGCCTTGGCGCCGACGGCCGGCGCCTTGGCGCTGATCGCCGTGTGGGGCGCGATCACAACACACGGCGCCGCCATGGCCTGCCCTCCCGCCACCACGATCATGCCCGACGCCAGAACCGACGTGCCCACCGCGGTGAGCACACGACTACGCGCTGAACCAAGCATCAAACTGCTCCTTACGCTTTTGCCAGACAGGTGCGGTTTTCCGAACCAGCCACCAACATCTCTACGGTGATATAAGCGAACTGACACGCTGGCCCCGGCAAATACCGCTGAACAGGGCATCAGGTTCCCCCGGGCGGCGGATCTCTCAGCTTGCTGGCTGAACTTAGGGAGCTTGAATCCGTGCCCGCGCACCACACCGCTCCATCGCGAGGCAGCGGCGGACCTAGGATCGACCCGACCCCGTGATCTCGGCGACGAGCTGCTCGCCGGTCAGGGCCCGGCCGCCGATGCCCCAGCCCCCGTCCGGGGCGTTGAGGATGTTGACCCAGGTGTTCTCGCGCAGATGGTCAGGGCCGGTCAGTTCGTCGACAACCTCCGTCGCAGCGTGCACGAAGGCAGCGCGGGCCTCGACGCTGGGCAGGCCGATGTTCGGCAGCTTCAGCTCCACCATGACGACCGGACGGTTCTCGCCGCCGGCGTAGACGTCCTCGGTGGGCAGTACGTGCACGGTGCCGCCGATGAAGGCCAGGAACGCCTTGCTGTCGGCAAGCCCGCTCGCCTCGGCGAGTGCGGTGGTCAGTCGGGGCAGGAGCTCGCGCTCGCCGGCCGGAGTGAGCACTCCGCGAGGGGCGGTGACGGTGATGGGCATGGAACTCCCTTTCCTGAAACCTAGCTAGTACGTACGTCCTAGCTCCGTCAGCATGGGCTAGGATGCTCGTACTAGTCAAGGCTCTGCTTGGAGGATCCATGGCCGGAGACACCCGGGACCGGATGATCGAAGCCACCGTCGACGCCCTCCAACGGCACGGCGTCTCCGGCATGTCCTTCACCGAGGTCCTGCGCGGCAGCGGCGCCGCCCGAGGCGCGATCTACCACCACTTCCCGGGCGGCAAAGGTCAGTTGGCCGCCGAGGCGGCCGCCAGGAACGGCCGCGACGTCCACGCCCTCCTGGCCGCGCTGCCTGCGGACGCCCCGATGACCGTCGTCGAGTCCTTCCTCGCCCTGACCCGCCCGGTCGTCGCCGCCTCCGCCGAAGGCGGCGGCTGCGCGGTCGCGGCGGTCACCGTTGCCCCCGGCGCGTCCACGGAGAACGCGCCCCTGCGCGCGGTCGCGGCCACGGCCTTCGCCTCCTGGACCGACGCCCTCGCCGGCCGGCTCACCGCCTCCGGCCTGACGGCGGACGCCGCCGACGACCTGGCCACCACGCTGATCGCCCTCCTGGAGGGCGCCCACGTCCTGTGCCGCGCGGCGGCCTCCATCGCCCCGTT
This genomic interval from Streptomyces sp. 846.5 contains the following:
- a CDS encoding TetR/AcrR family transcriptional regulator; amino-acid sequence: MAGDTRDRMIEATVDALQRHGVSGMSFTEVLRGSGAARGAIYHHFPGGKGQLAAEAAARNGRDVHALLAALPADAPMTVVESFLALTRPVVAASAEGGGCAVAAVTVAPGASTENAPLRAVAATAFASWTDALAGRLTASGLTADAADDLATTLIALLEGAHVLCRAAASIAPFDQAARTATELTRSRFGNGAAATAAATP